GACGATCTCGAACATCTCGGCGAGACGCTCGCTGGCCTCGTTTGGCGACATATCCGTGTGGATACTCGCGAGCTTTTTCGCCTGTTTTTCAATCCGAAGAAGGGGATCAAGATTGTTCATCGAACTCTGAGGGATGAACGAGATCTTTTTCCACCGAATTCGTTCGTTCATCTCTTCGGTGGAGTAATCCTGGATCTCTTCTCCGTTGACGCGAATTGTGCCGGACGTTACCTGTCCGTTGTCGTCGAGCGCACCCATAACCGCACGGGCGATCGTACTCTTTCCGCACCCTGATTCTCCGACCAGCCCGAAATACTCACCTTCGTCAATTGTAAAGGAGGCGTCGGAGACGGCGGTCACGGAGCCTCTATCTGTACTGTACTGGATCGTGAGGTCAGACACATCGAGTACTGGATTTGACATAGTAACTACCCCTGTGCGATCGCTGCTTCGCTATCTTCAGATTCCAGTTCGCGTCCGAGCAGGAACGTCGAGACGACCGTAAAGGCGATGAGGAGTCCTGGCGTCATAGACCACGCGAGCTGTCTGGCCATAAATCCGGAATCGTAGGCGTTCCGCAGCATAACCCCCCACGAGGGCAAGAACGGGTTAGATGCGCCCAGGAATGCGAGACTCGCCTGGAGAATGATAGAAAGCCCGATCGCAATAGCGAAAAAGAGGAACGCCATCGGTGCGACGTTTGGCAGAATATGGCGAACGATGATATGCGGCGTACTCGCGCCGGTCGCTTGGGCCGTCTTGACGAACTGTCGGTTTTTGATTTGGAGGACTTGTGAGCGGAGGACACGGGCATTGCCTCGCCAGAGAATTATTCCGATAATGAGAATCGACGTGTAAAATCCAATGCCGAAGATAGCCGACATCACAAGTGCGAACGGGATGAACGGCATACTGTATGCCATATCTGTGAACCGCATCAGCAGACTGTCCACGCGGCCGCCGACGTAGCCGGCGGTAATTCCGATTGTCATACCGATTGTAATAGCCATACCTCCGCCCAAGAGACCAGCAATAACTGTTGGTCTCGCCCCGATGATGACGCGGGATAAGACGTCGTTGCCCAGTGAAGTCGTTCCGAGAGGATGAGCCAGGGACGGCTGGGCAGTCTTGATGATGTCTCCACCCCTGATGATCGTTTCTTGGTAACCATAGGGCGCGATGTAGGGACCAACGAATCCGAGCGCGATCACCGAACAGAGGAAAATCGACGGAATGAGCGTTATTTTTTGCTCGGCCATTCTGGATAGGCCGGAAACTAAATTCCGGAGGAGGAAACTGTCCTCATAGTTGAATGGTAAGGTACGCCTAGCCATAGTCGCTCAATGAGAACCTTCGTAAATAATCCTTTGGTCTGGCGCAAGGGTAGTGTTTAGTTAGGAGTGGATTCGGTGTGAACGGGGGAGACAAGCCCGTGGAAGCCCCCGCGGTCTCGACTCGATGGGCTCGCTGTCGTTCGAAAGACGCAGAGCACCCTTCGTGATGTGGCCAGAACGCGGAGCGTTCTGGCTGCCTGCCGGACGTCATCCGGCACTGACGAGAGAGCTTTGCTCTCTCGAACCACGGTCCTTGTCGCTCACTGCGTTCGCGCCTGCGGTCTCTACTCACGGGCGTGAAGCGCCCGTTCGTATCCGCGAGGCGGCAACGCGGCCTCGTGGCTTACGTCGCCCGTCTTCGTCGAGACGGCGGCCCCTTCTATTCCCGCCTCAGCAGTTTTTCGGCCGCTATCGCGTAACTAAACACAACCGGCGCAAGAGTGAAGGAGGAAATATTACGTTCGATCTCCGATCGGCGCGCACGATTGCCGCGGAGGCGATGGTGAAAATCTACAAGAAGAGTCCCTGCCGGTGAGCAAAGGTAGCTCAGGGCTCTTGATACACCACTTCTCCGCCCTCCTCAGTGAGACAGGAGAACTCATCCGGCGAGGGGCGGCCGCCCAGCTCAAACACCGGACTGAGATCGGCATCCGGGGGGTAATGCAGGTTGCCGTTGTCGTCCCATCCCCACCCGGCGTCGCTGAGAACTTGCCTTGCGCCC
This DNA window, taken from Halobellus sp. LT62, encodes the following:
- a CDS encoding ABC transporter permease, producing the protein MARRTLPFNYEDSFLLRNLVSGLSRMAEQKITLIPSIFLCSVIALGFVGPYIAPYGYQETIIRGGDIIKTAQPSLAHPLGTTSLGNDVLSRVIIGARPTVIAGLLGGGMAITIGMTIGITAGYVGGRVDSLLMRFTDMAYSMPFIPFALVMSAIFGIGFYTSILIIGIILWRGNARVLRSQVLQIKNRQFVKTAQATGASTPHIIVRHILPNVAPMAFLFFAIAIGLSIILQASLAFLGASNPFLPSWGVMLRNAYDSGFMARQLAWSMTPGLLIAFTVVSTFLLGRELESEDSEAAIAQG